A window of Candidatus Nitrospira allomarina genomic DNA:
CCCGAATCAAGCGTTGAAAAATCTTCTCAGTCAGCGCGCCAACCCAACCCTGCCGAACCGGGACAGGCAGGCAAATTTGAAAATCGATGAGAAAGGGCTTTCCCTCTGTTGAACAAATGATATTCCCCCGTTTATTCAAGTCCGCATAGAAAATGCGACGCCGGTGAATCGCCTGAAGAATGACCCGTAATTGATCGAAAAAATCAGGAGCCAGCAATGTGGCATACGTCGCCATCGCTGGATCTCCCACCACCACGTTAAATTGCTCCTGGATGCGTCTTTCTATTTCGTGAAGCGTGTGCCCTTCAATAAACCGATGAAAATATCCTCTTTTCCCATATCGCGGTCCCAGGGCTGGAATGCCCGGGAGATCAGACACCATCTGATAGATGCGGTATTCCCGCCTGGATATCCAACCCGTCAGGGGGCGAAACAGCCAGCCCAGCACAAAACGAAAGTCGCTGAGCTTAAGGACATATCGATCGCCTTCCTGATTCCGATACAGAACATTCACGGAGAAAAAATCGTCCTTCAGTATTCGTTCATAGCCGTACTCGGTTCCATAAATTTCCACGACTGGGGGATGGGATCGTGTTATACGCATGGTATTTTTGCGCCTGTGCTCAACCGGATCCCATGATACACCATCTGAGAAAAAGTTTCCCCCGCTTATCTTCATAGATGAATGACCGCAAAACATTTACCTTCCAACAAGTACGGGTTATATCTCAATAGATGTACTCGCGTGATCCCGGGTATTTTGGCTCATTTTTTTCAGACATATCCTGGAATTTCTGATAAGGTAAGCAAAAAAGACGTTCAGCAACCCGACTCTTTCGTATCAAGAGATTGACTCGTTTTCAACAATGCCCTATCAGCCCATCGAAAATTACGGCCTGATCGGAAATATGCAGACGACCGCATTGGTGGGCATGAATGGGTCCATCGATTGGTTCTGCTATCCTTACTTCGACTCTCCCAGTGTATTCTGCGCAATTCTGGATGATGCCAAGGGTGGCAGGTTTAAAATCGCTCCCGTTCCGGACGGAGTCAAATCCAAACAATATTATTGGCCTGACACCAATGTCCTTGTAACCCGGTTTCATACGCCGGAAGGAGTGGGGCGATTGATCGATTTCATGCCGGTCGGAGTTCGCACGTCTGACTGCACCCGGGACGGGTTGATCCGCCGCGTGCAAGCCATTAGAAAATCGATGACCTTTCGTCTCGAATGCCGTCCGGCATTCAACTATGGTCGAGATACCCATACACTCACGATCACCAAAGATGGAGCTCGCTTCAAATCCTCCCGCCTGACACTTCGACTTGGATCCACAATTCCACTGATACAGGATGGTGACGGGACTTTCACCGAATTCACCCTTCAAGAAGGGGAGGAAATCGATTTTTGCCTTCAAGAGGTCGAATCCGGCAATACCCAGAGCACCTCCTGTCCGGAAACACAAGCGGAAGAATTATTTAAGCACACGGTCGACTATTGGCGTCGGTGGCTGTCGAAATGCACATACACCGGTCGCTGGCGGGAAATGGTCCACCGCTCTGCGCTGGTTCTTAAATTGTTGACGTTCCAGCCAACGGGTGCGATTATCGCCGCTCCAACCTGCAGTCTTCCTGAAGAGATCGGCGGGGTTCGAAATTGGGATTACCGCTATACCTGGATCCGGGACGCCGCCTTTACCTTGTATGGATTATTGCGAATCGGATTTACTGAAGAAGCTTCGGCCTTCATGCAGTGGCTGGAAGCCCGCTGTCATGAATTGAATCCTGACGGATCCTTACAACTTATGTATGGGATTGACGGGCGCCACCAACTCACCGAAGAAACCTTGGCGCATCTCGAGGGCTATCGGGGCTCACGACCGGTCCGGGTGGGAAATGGCGCCTACAACCAACTCCAACTCGATATTTACGGGGAATTAATGGACTCCGTGTATCTCTACAATAAGTACGGCACTCCGATTTCGTACGACCTGTGGAAACATCTCCGGCGCATGATCAATTGGGTCTGCGACAACTGGCAGCGCACCGACGAGGGCATTTGGGAAATGCGCGGGGGCCAGCAACATTTTGTCTATTCCAAATTGATGTGTTGGGTGGCCGTGGACCGTGGACTACGCCTGGCCGAAAAACGATCTTTCCCGGCAGACCGCGAACGCTGGCTGAAGACCCGGGATAATATCTATGAAGAAATCATGTCCAAGGGATGGGATTCAGAACGACAAGCCTTTATCCAGCGATATGGAAGCACTTCCTTGGATGCCGCGAATTTGGTGATGCCTCTGGTGTTTTTTGTGTCACCTACCGACCCCCGTATGCTTAAAACCCTGGATGCCATTAATCGGAAGCCGGAAGAAGGAGGCCTGGTCTCTAACGGACTGGTCTATCGGTATAATTTGTCCGAAATTCAGGACGGACTGGACGGAGAGGAAGGCACGTTCAATCTTTGTACGTTTTGGCTCGTAGAAGCCATGACCCGCGCAGGACAGGCGGATCGCAATCGCTTAGATGAAGCCCGGCTTGTGTTTGAGCAAATGCTCGGATATGCCAATCACCTGGGGCTTTATGCCGAAGAAACCGGCCATCACGGTGAGGCACTCGGCAATTTCCCCCAAGCCTTTACGCATCTCGCACTCATCAGCGCCGCCTTCAATCTGGATCGGTCACTAGGTCAGTAACCCAGAGCGTCTTCCTTTCCGACTTTCTGGACTCTCCGGCTCTGCCTGTGAAATCCGGACTACCATTGCCGAACACCTCAACATGCTCCTACACTTCACGGATGCATGTGATCATTGGATGCGGGAATCTCTATCGAAAGGATGACGGGATAGGAGTCGTTGTGGCTCACCGACTCCAGGCATATTTTTCCAAACATCCTCAATCCGATCTTCAGATTATTGAGGCAGGCACCAATGGGATCGATGTCCTGTTTCAGGCTCAAGGGGCCGCCAAGCTGACTATTATCGATGCCTGCTCCAGTGCCTCTGAACCGGGCACCATTTTTCACCTCTCCGGCCGTGACTTGGCACAACGACCTCCACCAAATTTCAATCCGCATAATTTTCGTTGGAATCATGCCGTCCATGCCGGGCGGACCATCTTTCAAGATGCGTTTCCTCAAGATATCACCGTCTTTCTCATTGAAGTGTTAGATACCACCTTTGGAGCAAATCTGAGCCCGGGTGTCGCCGCTTCGGTTGAAAGGACTTGCGCCATAATCACCTCATTTATTCACGAATCATCCCACACACCTTTGTCAACTCAACAATCACCAACTCTCTAACCGGCCCTACTCGGCTTGCTGTGAGAAATATGTTATACACTACTTAGTGTTCTTCATGAGGCTTTTGTAATATTTGGAATTTTTTCGAGATTCTTTCCTCAGAACCCATTCAATTCTCCAAACCCTAGGCGTCCGTTTATGATTGACAAGAAACCCATTAAACAATCTACAAAAAACGTCTTCGCACTTGACGTGTCATTTGACATGGACCATTCCCTACGCTGTGTCAACATGGGAAACGCCACGGTTCGCGCCCTCAAGCTTTCCGTTCTAATGGGAGAAGCCGTAGCACCCCGGCACGCATGGATGCACCCACACCGACCGTCTTGCCCGGACCACAAAGGTTTATGATGCTCAGTATTCTTGGATTAGGATTTTTAATGGGTATGCGCCATGCTTGTGAAGCGGACCATGCTGCAGCCGTAGCCTCCTTAGCCACCCGAAGTGGATCGATCGCGCAAACCGTGAAACAGGGGATGGTCTGGGGATTGGGGCATACCCTGACGTTGTTGATCTTCAGTTCGCTGGTTTTGTTGTTGGGCAGCATCATTCCCGAACGATTCGCTGCAGGATTGGAACTCATGGTGGGTTTGATGTTGATTGGCCTTGGTCTCGATGTGTTCCGACGACTATTAAAAAACCGGATTCATTTTCATGTTCACCAACATCCGGATCGCCCTCCACACTTTCATGCCCATGCGCATACCGAACCCACACACCCTGACAATACGTCCCATGATCATGTTCATGGTTTTCCCTATCGTGCGTTGCTGATCGGCCTGATGCACGGGATGGCCGGATCAGCCGCGCTGATCCTCTTAACTCTGAACGCCACCCTGTCCATGAGCCAAGCCATCATGTATATTCTTCTTTTCGGGTTAGGATCGATACTCGGCATGGGCCTCCTGTCCGTGATCATGGCTATTCCTTTTTGGTACTCAGCCCGATCCCTGACATGGCTCCATAACGGGCTTCAGGCTGGCGTGGCCGTGATGACTACCATTCTGGGTATGGCGATGGCATTTTCCTCAGGATCCGTACTCTGGCATTAACGAGTCTTAACTTAAGCCTTCACTCACCCGCCTTCGTTACTCGACTTCACAACTTCCTCGGCTTTTTAGGCCGATCGGTCGTCATGCTGTTCGGACCGGTTTTCTCGTCCGGCCCATCGATTGTCTTTTGACAGAAAAGACCATAGGATAGGAGGCATCCAAAATCTGCCTGGAAGGAATATGACAATGAGTCCATTGGTCCGCTTTGGGGTTTCTCTTGAAGAAACACTCCTTGCCGCTTTTGATCAACATATCAACCGGAAAGGATACCAGAATCGCTCTGAGGCGATTCGAGACCTCATCCGCAATCAGCTTGTGGGGGAAGAATGGGGCGGAAATAAAGAGACCGTGGGCACCATTACCCTTGTGTATGACCATCATCAATCAGATGTGCTGCAACAATTAACTCAACATCAGCACGAATACGGGAAGCAAATCATTTCAAATCTGCATGTGCATTTGGACCACGACCATTGCCTGGAAGTCATTGTGGTCAGAGGGAGAAGTTCAGCCCTCGTTGAATTAGCCAACCTGTTGATTAAAACCAAAGGAGTCAAGCATGGACAACTCACGATGACGACCACGGGAAAATCCGTGAAATAGCACTCCTTCCTCCTCTCAGGACATTGCTGTCACACCGCATAGCTTCCTCTCCGCCCCATGCCCCCTTGCCGCACGACTTTGAATTGACAATTGTAGCGGACCTTGCTAAAAAGTCGTGCTACTAATTTCATTTTCGTGTCACTGGCGGGTTCTTCCTTCGCTCCCACGCTCGTTTTTTCTTTACCAATTCCATGGGAATGCGGCACCTTCACGCGCTGGCGGTATGTTTCCCGGCCTGTGTTCTCTTCAGCCTCTTGTGGGCCGATTCGGCATCAGGCCATGACCAGGAGGAGGTCACGGTTTTAGAAGAGATGGAGGTCGTTGGCGAACGTCCTATTGCGGCTTCTTCCAATCGAATCATTCTCAATGAGGATATTCTGCTTCAACCTCAAGGCCGGCCTGCGGATTTATTACGCTTGGCGCCCGGGCTTATTACCTTGGAACATTCGGGCGGGGCCGGGAAGGCTGATCAGTTTCTTCTGCGCGGCTTTGACGCCGATCATGGTACAGACCTAGCCCTTCACGTGGATGGCATGCCGATCAACATGCGCAGCCATGCGCATGGGCAGGGATACGGGGACTTGAATTTCATAATCCCGGAAACCGTTGAGGAAATTACTGTCAAAAAAGGACCCTACCACGTGGAGTATGGGGACTTTGCCACGGCCGGCGCCGCCAATTATGTCACCCGTGAGTCGGTTCCCCAAACCATGGTTCAATCCGCCGGAGGGAATTTTAATACCCAACGGCATCTGTTCATGACTTCTCCCACTCACGATAGATTCCGCACCCTATTTGCGGGAGAATTTTATTACACCGACGGCCCTTATGATTTTGTCAATCGCAATACCCGATACAACGGACTGGCGAAACTGACGTTTGCCCCCTCAGCCACATCCCAACTCAGTGTGACGCTTTCCCAATATTACGGACGATGGAACGGGTCAGGCCAGCTTCCCTTGCGGGACGTGAGGTCCGGGGGCGTGGACCGCTTTGGTTCCCTTGATCCTTCAGAAGGGGGCAAATCGATACGGAGCACCGGTCGATTGGATTACCATGACGATCTACCCGGAGGGGGGACAGTTTTCGCCAGGCTGTGGGCTCAATATTATTACCTGTCCCTGTTTAGCAACTTCACGTTTTATCTTAATGATCCGGTAAATGGTGACGGGATTGAACAGACCGACCGACGATGGTTGACCGGAAGTGATATCGGTTATCGGCAGATTTTTCGCCTGCTCGATTATGAAGGCACCATGACGGCAGGACTTCAGACGCGCTTTGATCAAATCCAGGTGCGTTTGGGCACGCAACAGAAACGTTCGTCCCTGGCGATCACACAGGAATCGGATATATTCGAAGCCTCCTATTCTCCCTATCTGAAGTTGGACCTTCAATTCCTTCCCTGGATGCGCTTTGTGGGAGGAGGCCGCGTGGATGTCTTCACGTATAATGTGAAAGATCGTTGCGGGGCAGACTGCTCGGAACGACCAAACGGGACAGCCTCGAATGCCATCGCCAGCGGAAAAGCCAACCTTGTTTTTGGTCCCTGGTATCAGACGGAATTTTTCTTAAATGTTGGAACCGGGTTTCACAGCAATGATGCGCGTGATGCCGTGGAAAATCCGTCGACTAACAGCTTAACTCGAGCTATTGGCTATGAAATCGGTATCAGGAGCCGCCCGTGGAACTGGTCCGAATTTCTAGCCACATTTTGGCTGTTGGATCTAGGATCTGAATTGGTATTCGTGGGGGATGAAGGGACCACGGAACCGCGAGGAAAGACGCGTCGCCTGGGAACAGAATTCAGCTCTCGAATCACCCCGCTGGATTGGCTCACCATTCGAGGAGACGTGACATATACGCATGCCGAGTTCCGAAAAACTGGGGATTCCGTCCCTTTGGCGCCACAGTTCACTGGATTTTCATCAGTCACAGCCCGCCTCCCGATTGGACTATCGGGAACGTTGCAAATGTTGACGGTGGGAAGCCGTGCCGGCACGGAAGATGACAGTGTGAAACTGGAACCATTTACGATTTTCGATCTGGTTCTTCGCTACAAAATCCCTCTTGCGCCACCAACCGGACGTCTGGAGGCATTTTTTAGCATCCGCAATTTGACCGATACCGATTGGCGTCAGGCCCAGTTTTATTATGAGTCCCGTCTTCCCGGAGAACCCGCCGGAGGTATTGCGGATATTCACTTTGTCCCGGGCACTCCCCGAATGTTCATGGGTGGGCTGACGTGGTTTTGGTCGACATAACAGACAGGACAAAGACCGCTTTCACAAGGCCTGCATCAGACAGCCCAGAGCAGACTTCTCTACTATAAACCCGTCATCAATGATCCCATGAAAAAGGGCTTTCCAGGAAGCATCGGCAATCCCGGAAAGCCCTGTTTATCTGGAGGAACAGAAACGCTTATTTTTCGTGCATGTGTTGAGCCAGATAATTCTCTACTCCCACCTGCTTAATGGTTTCCATTTGCGTTTCGATCCAATCGATATGCTCCTCTTCACTCTTCACAATTTCTTCCAATTTGTGTCGAGTGGTGAAATCACCGACGCTGGCACAATGGGTAATCGCCTCGGTGAGAAGGACCACCGCTTCGTGTTCAAGAGCCAAATCTGATTTAAATTGCTCAGGAACCGTCTCTCCAATTTTCAGCGTACCCAATTTCTGCAGATTGGGAACACCGTCCAAATACAGAATATGCTCAATCAGTTCTTCTGCATGCTTCATTTCATCAATCGAATGCTTCCTAATTTCATTATGCAATTGTTCATATCCCCAATGTCCACACATTTCGCCATGCAGAAAATATTGATTAATCGCCGTGAGTTCATTCGTCAAAATTTTATTGAGAAAATCGATCACACCCTTTTTTGCCTTCATGGAAGTTCTCCTTTTTTAAAAATTGTCTCAGAAGTGAGAAATTGCTTGTTCTGCTTCAATTACTTTGAATATTTTATCGGTCCAGCTTCGGCCTGGTCAATGTTTTTATTTAGGGAAAATTAATTAATATTGAATTCCTTTCTCAACCTCGTTGATCTACATTTTCAAGTTCAATTATTCCCGAGCATGGAGAATATGCAGCTCCTCGTCCGTCACCCAACACTTATTCGACTCTCACGGCAGTCCCGCTTACACTCACCATGAGCATGCTTCCGGTTTCTCCCATGACTTCGTAATCCAAATCAATTCCAACAATGGCATTGGCTCCCACCCTTAAGGCTTCTTCCTGAATTTCCTGAAAGGCGATTTCACGCGCGCGTCGCAATTCCTTTTCGTAGGCCCCTGATCGGCCCCCAACAATATCACGAATATTGGCAAAAAAGTCCCTAAAAAAATTCGTGCCCAAAATTGCTTCCCCTGCCACCACACCTAAATATTCTTTAATCCGATGGCCTTCAACATTGGGCGTAGTTGTCAGAATCATGTTCTCTTCCTCCCTTACCTGATTAGCAATGCTTCAAATACTCAATCGATTGATGTCCAGGATATGTTCAACGGGCGTGGTCCCATCGTAATTTTTCCACAAACAGTTCGTGTATGTCAGTTATGGGAGCGCGACAAAGGGTCGCGAATCAATACAGGAAGAAAAATTTCATCTCTGAAATCCGGATCTTTTCCTGAACAACTTTGTGACCCAACCCGTGGTAGGAGTTTCATCGGTCACTACTATGCCCATCAAATAAGCAATCTGCTTAACGCGTTCTCTCCCTTGGCTTTCATTCTCATCCTAACGATTTATCCACATACTTGTGCCCATTTTTTCTGGATTACTTTTTTTCAATTCTCCTTAGGATTTCTCCAATTTATTCTTGCAATTTTTGAAAAATTCAGAAACCGGCCCGCGCGCGTTTTTTCCCATCGTGATTTCATTTGACTTCATTCGAGGTGCTCATTAGAATTTTTAGGGAAGGACCATATGAGTGCCAGCACAATTCGTTCATCTTCATCTTCACACACAGTATAGTCTCCTCGACGGGGCCAACCAACTGACACCCCTGTTCCAACAGGTGAAGAATTTTGGTATGCCCGCCGTCGCCATGACTGACCATGGCAATCTCTTCGGCGCCATTGATTTTTATCAAAAGGCCAAAGCTCACGATGTCAAGCCGATTATCGGGTGTGAAGCCTATATGGCTCCGGGGCACCGGACGCAACGTGCAGGGCACCTTGCGCATAACGAATATTTTCATCTGATTCTTCTTGCCACGAATCAAGTCGGCTATCACAACCTCATTAAACTCTCCAGCAAGGCCTATCTTGAAGGCTTTTATTACAAGCCTCGCATGGACAAGGAATTATTACAGGAACATCAGGAAGGTCTCATTGCCCTGTCAGGGTGTTTGAGCGGAGAGGTACCACAGCTCATTAATCACCAGGATATGGAAGGGGCTCTCCGGGTGGCCGATGAGTATCGGTCAATCTTTGGAAAGGACCGCTATTACCTGGAAGTCCAGGCCAACGGCTTGGATCATCAACTTACTGCGAATCGAGGGTTGCTGGAAATTCATGAAAAGCTTGGCATTCCACTGGTCGGCACCAACGATTGCCATTATCTCAATAAACGAGATGCGCGTCCCCATGAGATCATGTTGTGCCTTCAAACGGGAAAAACGCTCAAAGATCCCAACCGGATGAAGTTCGACACTGATCAATTATATGTGAAATCCACTGAAGAAATGATCGCGGAATTTGCCGAATTTAACCGGGCGGTCTTGAATACCACCCAGGTGGCCGAACAGTGCGATCTTCAATTGGAGTTCGGAACCTCCTATTTGCCGGATTATCACGTTCCTGAAGGCCAGACTCATAATTCCTACCTTCAGCATCTTGCGGAAGACGGTCTTCGAAGCCGGTTACGAGAACGCCCAACGGGCATCCCATCCGAGGCCTATCAACAGCGACTCCACACCGAACTGGCTGTCCTGAACGCCATGGGGTATGCCGGATATTTTTTAGTTGTGTGGGATATCATCAATTTTGCCAGATCCCGCAACATTCCGGTCGGCCCCGGGCGAGGATCGGCCGCCGGAAGCCTTGTGGCATACGCCCTGAGAATTACGGACCTCGATCCCCTCACCTACAACCTGCTCTTTGAACGTTTTCTCAACCCCGAACGTGTCACCATGCCGGATATCGACATGGACTTTTGCATGGACCGCCGTGGCGAAGTGATCAACTATGTCATTGAGAAGTACGGAGAGGCGCATGTATGCCAGATCATTACCTTTGGCACACTAGGTGCCAAAGCGGCCATCCGGGATGTGGGGAGAGTGATGGACTTTCCCTATGCCGAAGTTGACCGGGTCGCGAAGCTGGTTCCCACGCAACTCAACATCACACTCCAGGATGCCCTGAAACAGGAACCACGCCTGCAGGAACTTGTCGATCAAGATGCCAACATGAAGGAACTCATGGACACGGCCATGGCCCTGGAAGGCCTGGCGCGACATGCGTCGACTCATGCGGCGGGAGTGGTCATTTCGCAAAAACCCCTTATGGATCATGTGCCCCTCTACAAAACAAGTAACGACGAAATCGTGACCCAATACACGATGACCGATCTGGAAAAAGTCGGGTTGGTGAAATTTGATTTTCTGGGGCTTAAAACCCTGACGATGATTCATGACGCAGTTCGGATGGTCAATGCTCAACATCCTGATGAGCCGCCATTGGACATCAACAATCTGCCCTTGAATGATCTCCAGACGTTTGAGCTGCTCAGCTCCGGAAAAACTTCAGGAATTTTCCAACTGGAAAGTTCCGGCATGCGAAACCTGTTGGTTAAAATCAAGCCGGAAACGTTTGAAGATCTGATCGCCATCCTCGCGCTCTATCGTCCCGGCCCCTTAGAAAGCGGCATGGTGGACGATTTCATCAAGCGAAAACGGGACGCCTCCCAAATTGTCTATGACCCTCCGCAATTGGAACCCATTCTCAAAGAAACCTATGGGGTGATCGTTTACCAGGAACAGGTCATGGCCGTCGCCAACCAGTTGGCAGGATTTTCATTGGGGCAAGCGGATTTACTCCGCCGGGCGATGGGCAAGAAAAAACATGAGGAAATGGCCAAACAA
This region includes:
- a CDS encoding glycoside hydrolase family 15 protein, producing MPYQPIENYGLIGNMQTTALVGMNGSIDWFCYPYFDSPSVFCAILDDAKGGRFKIAPVPDGVKSKQYYWPDTNVLVTRFHTPEGVGRLIDFMPVGVRTSDCTRDGLIRRVQAIRKSMTFRLECRPAFNYGRDTHTLTITKDGARFKSSRLTLRLGSTIPLIQDGDGTFTEFTLQEGEEIDFCLQEVESGNTQSTSCPETQAEELFKHTVDYWRRWLSKCTYTGRWREMVHRSALVLKLLTFQPTGAIIAAPTCSLPEEIGGVRNWDYRYTWIRDAAFTLYGLLRIGFTEEASAFMQWLEARCHELNPDGSLQLMYGIDGRHQLTEETLAHLEGYRGSRPVRVGNGAYNQLQLDIYGELMDSVYLYNKYGTPISYDLWKHLRRMINWVCDNWQRTDEGIWEMRGGQQHFVYSKLMCWVAVDRGLRLAEKRSFPADRERWLKTRDNIYEEIMSKGWDSERQAFIQRYGSTSLDAANLVMPLVFFVSPTDPRMLKTLDAINRKPEEGGLVSNGLVYRYNLSEIQDGLDGEEGTFNLCTFWLVEAMTRAGQADRNRLDEARLVFEQMLGYANHLGLYAEETGHHGEALGNFPQAFTHLALISAAFNLDRSLGQ
- a CDS encoding hydrogenase maturation protease, which encodes MHVIIGCGNLYRKDDGIGVVVAHRLQAYFSKHPQSDLQIIEAGTNGIDVLFQAQGAAKLTIIDACSSASEPGTIFHLSGRDLAQRPPPNFNPHNFRWNHAVHAGRTIFQDAFPQDITVFLIEVLDTTFGANLSPGVAASVERTCAIITSFIHESSHTPLSTQQSPTL
- the nikR gene encoding nickel-responsive transcriptional regulator NikR; the encoded protein is MSPLVRFGVSLEETLLAAFDQHINRKGYQNRSEAIRDLIRNQLVGEEWGGNKETVGTITLVYDHHQSDVLQQLTQHQHEYGKQIISNLHVHLDHDHCLEVIVVRGRSSALVELANLLIKTKGVKHGQLTMTTTGKSVK
- a CDS encoding TonB-dependent receptor — encoded protein: MRHLHALAVCFPACVLFSLLWADSASGHDQEEVTVLEEMEVVGERPIAASSNRIILNEDILLQPQGRPADLLRLAPGLITLEHSGGAGKADQFLLRGFDADHGTDLALHVDGMPINMRSHAHGQGYGDLNFIIPETVEEITVKKGPYHVEYGDFATAGAANYVTRESVPQTMVQSAGGNFNTQRHLFMTSPTHDRFRTLFAGEFYYTDGPYDFVNRNTRYNGLAKLTFAPSATSQLSVTLSQYYGRWNGSGQLPLRDVRSGGVDRFGSLDPSEGGKSIRSTGRLDYHDDLPGGGTVFARLWAQYYYLSLFSNFTFYLNDPVNGDGIEQTDRRWLTGSDIGYRQIFRLLDYEGTMTAGLQTRFDQIQVRLGTQQKRSSLAITQESDIFEASYSPYLKLDLQFLPWMRFVGGGRVDVFTYNVKDRCGADCSERPNGTASNAIASGKANLVFGPWYQTEFFLNVGTGFHSNDARDAVENPSTNSLTRAIGYEIGIRSRPWNWSEFLATFWLLDLGSELVFVGDEGTTEPRGKTRRLGTEFSSRITPLDWLTIRGDVTYTHAEFRKTGDSVPLAPQFTGFSSVTARLPIGLSGTLQMLTVGSRAGTEDDSVKLEPFTIFDLVLRYKIPLAPPTGRLEAFFSIRNLTDTDWRQAQFYYESRLPGEPAGGIADIHFVPGTPRMFMGGLTWFWST
- the bfr gene encoding bacterioferritin, coding for MKAKKGVIDFLNKILTNELTAINQYFLHGEMCGHWGYEQLHNEIRKHSIDEMKHAEELIEHILYLDGVPNLQKLGTLKIGETVPEQFKSDLALEHEAVVLLTEAITHCASVGDFTTRHKLEEIVKSEEEHIDWIETQMETIKQVGVENYLAQHMHEK
- a CDS encoding heavy metal-binding domain-containing protein, translating into MILTTTPNVEGHRIKEYLGVVAGEAILGTNFFRDFFANIRDIVGGRSGAYEKELRRAREIAFQEIQEEALRVGANAIVGIDLDYEVMGETGSMLMVSVSGTAVRVE
- a CDS encoding DNA polymerase III subunit alpha, translated to MPAQFVHLHLHTQYSLLDGANQLTPLFQQVKNFGMPAVAMTDHGNLFGAIDFYQKAKAHDVKPIIGCEAYMAPGHRTQRAGHLAHNEYFHLILLATNQVGYHNLIKLSSKAYLEGFYYKPRMDKELLQEHQEGLIALSGCLSGEVPQLINHQDMEGALRVADEYRSIFGKDRYYLEVQANGLDHQLTANRGLLEIHEKLGIPLVGTNDCHYLNKRDARPHEIMLCLQTGKTLKDPNRMKFDTDQLYVKSTEEMIAEFAEFNRAVLNTTQVAEQCDLQLEFGTSYLPDYHVPEGQTHNSYLQHLAEDGLRSRLRERPTGIPSEAYQQRLHTELAVLNAMGYAGYFLVVWDIINFARSRNIPVGPGRGSAAGSLVAYALRITDLDPLTYNLLFERFLNPERVTMPDIDMDFCMDRRGEVINYVIEKYGEAHVCQIITFGTLGAKAAIRDVGRVMDFPYAEVDRVAKLVPTQLNITLQDALKQEPRLQELVDQDANMKELMDTAMALEGLARHASTHAAGVVISQKPLMDHVPLYKTSNDEIVTQYTMTDLEKVGLVKFDFLGLKTLTMIHDAVRMVNAQHPDEPPLDINNLPLNDLQTFELLSSGKTSGIFQLESSGMRNLLVKIKPETFEDLIAILALYRPGPLESGMVDDFIKRKRDASQIVYDPPQLEPILKETYGVIVYQEQVMAVANQLAGFSLGQADLLRRAMGKKKHEEMAKQKALFVSGAKGKGISEKLSEKLFDQMAFFAGYGFNKSHSAAYAVVTYQTAYLKAHFPTEFMAALLTSEMGNTDKMVGYFTECRELGVHILPPDANQSLKNFSVVPEGIRFGLVAIKNVGGNAVDVILESRDREGPFSSFIDFCCRIDSQKVNKRVLEGLIKVGAFDSMGFTRASMYKVLDEALDHASTVQRNKREGQTSLFEILAPEPAAPKQEGFGFVIPQIPEWSQNDLLKYERELTGFYITAHPLNRHSVGITHFSTCSTQTIRDVGDGREVKVCGVISSLKITTTKKGHRMAYAQLEDLHGTVEAIIFPETFKQHEELLGPESVVRITGTVDLMDNGARIKTTKVESLSQLENETVKHVTLKVHEQDVSPHNLLDLKDIFERHRGPTPISLAFHLHPNLTASMSGLSDIGISPSPEFLEEVEHLLGASTVTFQ